The Flavobacteriales bacterium genomic sequence TCATAGTCCGCGGGCCGGTCGTATTTTAAAGCCGAACCCTGTTTCACCTTTTGCATCAGCCGTCGCCTCTATCATTTCCAGGGATTCTTCCCGATGAGCTGCAGGTATTACAAAGCGCTCATCAAACGTGGCAAGGGAGGTGAGTCTGAAAATGCTGTCTGCTTCCTTGGGGTCTGTGTTGCCCTGGGCCAATGCTTCTTCTACTTCTTCTTTGGGTAGGTCACCTACGGTTTCGTTTCTCCGATGAATTTTTACGGCCAGCAATTTCCTCAATACCGCTTTGATTTTTTCTTCATTGCCCGCAGTGAAAAGCGATGCGAGGTATTTCATCGGTAACCGGTACTGGTCGATTCCTGCCCAAAGAGATTTGGTGGTGGAATCGTAAATACCGTCACTATCCACGCTCGCCATTGCCGGTAGCATCGGTGGCACGTAGAACAGATTGGGAATGGTACGGAATTCGGGGTGTAATGGCAATGCGATTTTCCATTTCTTTACGAATTTGTAAACCGGCGATTGTTGCGCGGCACGAATGGTAGAATCCGCGATTCCGTTTTTTCTTGCTTCCCTGATGACCTCCTCACTAAAAGGATCCAAATAAATGGCCATTTGTTTGTCAACAAGGTCCTTCTCATCACAAGATGCGACCTCATGAATTTTATCCGCATCGTACAACATCACGCCCAGGTAGCGGATGCGACCTACACAAGAATGCATGCATGCCGGCGCCTGACCGGATTCCAGGCGAGGGTAGCATAGGATGCATTTCTCCGACTTACCCGTATTCCAGTTGTAGTAGCTTTTTTTGTAAGGGCAGGCGGTTACACACATCCTCCACGCACGGCAACGTTCCTGGTTGATCAGAACCACTCCGTCTTCTCCTCTTTTGTACAAAGCGCCGGACGGACAAGAACCCACGCAGGCCGGATTCAGGCAGTGATTGCAGATACGGGGAAGGTAATGAAAGGTCATTCGCTCCAATTGGAAGAGACTTTCCTGTTCCGGCCCGCTCAGGTCCTTGAAGTTCACGTCATTTCTTGCGTAATCCGGCGACCCGCTCAGGTCATCATCCCAGTTGGGGCCCGACTGCACGTCCACCGGTTTTCCGGTTACCAGGGACACAGGTCTTGCCGTGGGTTGATCATCTCCCTCCGGTGCGTCAAACAGATCGGAATATTTGTATGTCCAGGGCTCATAATAGTCGTCAAGTACCGGCATGTGAGGGTTGTGGAAGATGTTTTTCAGGCCCTTTAGTTTTCCGGCACCCTTCAACGATACGGTGTCACCGTTTTTCACCCATCCTCCCTGGTATATTTCCTGGTCTTCCCATTTGGTGGGGTAACCTGTTCCTGGTTTGGTCTCCACATTGTTCCACCACATATATTCTGCCCCCTTCCTGTCGGTCCATATGTTCTTGCAGGCAATGGAACATGTGTGACACCCGATACACTTATCGAGATGAAACACCATTGAGACTTGCGATCTGATATCCATGGGACTGTTATTAAATGTTATGATTAGAATTCAACTTTATCCATTCTTCTTACAAGTACATGCGTATCCCGGTTGGCACCTACCGGCCCCCAGTAGTTAAAGTGGTAACTGAACTGGCCGTATCCACCCACCAAAAGATTCGGTTTCAGGTGAACACGTGTAAAGCTGTTATGACCTCCGGCCCGGCGGTTGCCTCTTACCTGTGATTTGGGTACGGAGTAAGTCCGTTCCGGTGAGTGGTATACAATACATACTCCTTTAGGTATGCGGGCACTGACACACGCCCGGGTACAATACACTCCGTGGTCATTATAAACCTCAACCCAGTCATTGTCCTTGATGCCGAGTTCCGATGCATCCACTTCATTGATCCAGCATGGTTCCATGCCTCTGGACAGTGTAAGCATCCGGAGTGTATCTCCGTATGTGGAGTGAATGTGCCATTTACCGTGAGGTGTAAGGCAGTTCAGCATTCTTGCTTTTCCATCGTTCACGGTTTTCCGGAGATCACCATATACCTCCGGCGTCGGAGAGGGCTTATAGGTGGGAAGATGTTCACCGAACATGATGTATCCCTCGTGATCCAGGTAGAAATGTTGCCTGCCTGTCAAGGTCCTCCAGGGCACCAGCCTGTCTACATTGTAGGTATATGCGGCATAGGCCCTGCCGTTATTCATAAGGCCCGACCATACAGGTGATGTGTTGTAGCGACGGGGTTGTGCCTGGAGGTCTTTGTAATCTGTTCGTACATCTTTCAATCCTTCTCCCAGGTCGGCCAAAACCAAACCGGTTTTCTTTTCCATGTTCTGGTAGGCCCGGAAGTTTAGTTTACCGTTGGTAAGGGTGGATAAGGAAAGCACAGCGTTGGCGGCTTCCACATCTTCCCTGAGCGATGGGTACTCTTTGCCGTCAATTTCCTGGATGTGGTTGCGGCGTTGCAGCATTTCTTCATACACGTCATCGCACATGTAATGATTGCCGTGCGCACCCAGGCCGTTTTTTGCTACTCCGTCACCAAGCGAAATGTATTTTTGATAGATGAGTTTGTAGTCCCGGTCAACCAATTTCATCTTGTGCATGGTCTTTCCCGGGATGGGTTCACATTCTCCCTTGCTCCAATCCAATAATTTGGGTTGGGTGATTTCATCGGCTGAATCGTGAGACAGGGGTAGATTAACAAGGTCCGTTACAGGCTCGGGTAAATAACTCTTGGCCATCTCGCTCACTTTTTTGGCAATGGCCTGAAAGATCTGCCAGTCGGTTTTGGCCTCCCACACCGGAGGGACGGCTTCTGATAAGGGATGAATAAAGGAATGTAAATCGGTGCTGTTCAAATCCGCTTTCTCATACCAGGATGCGGTTGGGAGAACGACATCGGAGTACAGGGCCGACGTATCCATTCGGAAATTGATGTCAATGACCAGATCCATTTTGCCGGAAGGAGCGCTTTCTCTGTAGATGATATCCTGAACCGACTCGCCGGCCACTTCATCCGCTATGTCATTGTGATGTGTGCCCAGATAGTGATTCAGCATGTATTCATGACCTTTGGCACTTGACATCAGGGCATTTCCCCTCCAGATAAACCATACCCTCGGGAAGTTCACGGGATCATCGGGATCCACCACCGAGTGTAACAATTCTTTGGATTTTAGTTTTTGAACCACATGATCAACAACCTCTTTTTCATCCCTGGCACCCTGGGCTCGTGCTTCCTTGACAATATCCAGGTTGCTTTTGTTGAACTGGGGATAAAAGGGCATCCAGCCGTTCCGAACAGATTTAACCACCCAGTCTGCAGTGTGTTGATGGGCCAGTTCGTTGGCGTTTTCCGGTACGCTGTTGTATAATTTCTGGTTGTTGTCATAGCGCCATTGATCTGAATGGATATAATGCCAGATGGGGGCTTGCTGAAACCGATTGGCGCCTTGCCAGTCCTTGCCGGACATGACGGTTCCCCATGAATCCACCGGAGCAAGTTTTTCCTGTCCTACATAGTGGTTCATTCCGCCACCGTTTTTACCATTGCAACCGGTAAGCATCTGTGCCATGATTGAGGCGCGATACATCAGGTTCCCGTGGAACCAGTGGTTGATGGCAGCACCCACTATCACCATGCACTTGCCTTGTGTCGTTTCCGCGGTACCTGCCCATTCCCGGGCAAATTTTATCACCGTTTTTCGCCCTATACCGGTAAAGATCTCTTGCCAGGCAGGTGTGTAGGCTGCGTCTTTGTCGTCATAGTTGCCCGGGTAGTCACCGGGTAATCCACGACCCACTCCATAGTGGGCCATGGTGATGTCATATACGGTTGCGGCTGCTATCTTTTTTCCGTCAACGGTTTCGATGTGTTTAACCGGAACGCCCCGCAGTGCTTTTTTCTTCAGCCCAAATTCTTCATATTCAACCTGGCAAACTGCGTCACTATTTCCCAGCAAAGTAAGCACGGGATCATAAGTTTTGTCATCGGTACCATTCTCGTATTTCAGATTCCATTTGCCTTTTTCTTCATCCCAACGGTAGCCGACGGTACCTTTGGGCGTAACAAACGCACCGGTTGCTTCATCCAGACACAGGAATTTCCATTCCCCATTGGTGATTCCCTGGAATGTTTTGATCTGATTCGCCCGCACCAGTTTACCCGGAACGTAATGGTCCCCTTGTTTTTCCAGTTCTACCAGGAAAGTTGAATCCGTGTACCTTTTGACATAGTCAATGAAGTAGTCTGTTTTCTTATCCACGTGCCACTCTTTCAGGATAACGTGGGTCACTGCCATCCAGAAAGCACCGTCGGATCCGGCATGGCAAGGAATCCATTGGTCAGCGTGTTTGGCCACCATGCTGAAGTCCGGAGACATAACCACCGTTTTTGTTCCGTTATGCCGGGCTTCTGAAAAGAAATGAATATCCGGGGTTCGTGTCATTCCCAAATTTGCACCCATTGAGACACAGAACTTGGAGTTGTACCAGTCGGCGCTTTCGCAAACGTCGGTTTGTTCGCCCCATACTTCAGGGAATGCATTCGGAAGATCGCAATACCAGTCGTAAAAGCTGAGATTCACACCTCCCATCAGTTGCAGGTAGCGGGCACCCGAGGCGTAACTTAACATGGACATGGCCGGAATGGGAGAAAATCCAATCAGGCGATCCGGTCCGTATTTTTTGACCGTGTAGAGATTGGAGGCAGCGATCAACTCCAGTACATCTTCCCAATGGACTCTTCTGAACCCACCTTTACCTCTGGCCCGCTGGTAACGTTTCCTCTTTTCAGGGTCATTCTGTATGTTCTCCCACGCCTTCACCGGGTCACCGTTGGCTTTTTTCTTTTCCTCCCTGAAGATGTCCAGCAAGGCACCTCTCAGGAGTGGATATTTGACACGTATGGGGCTGTACAGGTACCATGAGTATGAGATACCCCTTTGACATCCCCTGGGTTCATAAGGCGGAAGTCCATTTTCCAGAAGGGGATAATCAAGTGCCTGCATCTCCCACACAACGATGCCATCCTTGACGTGAATGTTCCAAGAACATCCACCCGTGCAGTTTACGCCATGGGTACTGCGAATGACTTTGTCGTATTGCCATCTGTTTCGATAAAATTCTTCCCATTTCCGGGTCTTTGGCGAGATGATGTCTACTATCCAACTCATGGTTATACAGATTTAATTTGTCTCTGGTAAATGTCCTGCTTAACAGATTTTCTTAATCTCTTTCTCCAAATGAAGGAGATCAAAAGAAGCAATAGAATCAGCCCGCTGGTTCCGCCAACAAGGAAAATGTTGGCGCCTGTTTTTACCTCTTGATCCGGACTGATATCATCGGCATGTTTCAGGAAGGCGGTCAGTTCAACAATTTCCAAACTGTCCAGTGCTTTATTGGTATATGCAGTGGTCATGGGAGGAAATGGGGGGGCGCCAAGAATACCTGCTATTCCCGCATCGCCTAACCGGGTGTACACATTGGTCAGGTCTTTGGCAAGAAGCCCACCGCTTACAAGGTCATTGTTGTTGATGTTATGGCATGAGATACACGCGGGTCCACCTTGGGACAGGCTTTTGTTGCCGAGGAAAAGCAATCGACCTTCAGCGATATCCAGATCGGAATATTCAATGGGTGGGGCCGGTACTGCTTCACCAGGGGGTTCCACAGCACTGACCACCACCTGACGCGCCTGGGTTTCTTCCGATATGTAGGCCAGGATCGATTTGATCTGATCATCCCCCAGTTGGGATTGATCGGGCATGATTGTTTGGTTAAATTTGGCAAACAAATCACTGGCGTCAGGATCACCTGATTTAATCACGGATTGGGATGATTTAATAAACTTAAGGAGCCAGTCTTGCGACCTCCGTTCATTGACGCCAATCAGATCCGGTCCGACAAGTCTTTGGCCCAGCATATGGCAGGCACCACAATTCTGCTTGAAGATGGCAGCCCCATCCTGGGCGGCTACGTCGTGCGGGAAACAACAGAACAACCCGATTGCTATGGCCAGATATTTATAACGTGTGATCATTTGTTGGGTACGTTTTTGAGATCATAACTTAGTACAATGATCGCGAAGCAGCGATCTGTAAAAAATGATTTGGATCATATTTCAAGTATATGTCTTGGTGGGCTGTGTTTCAGTGCAAACAGTTTCATTCAAGAAACTTGTGAATGAATCGAAATAGAAGCGGATGGGAGTTTGATTCAAGGTTAAATGGGTTGGTTCAGCGTGTCCGTTTTAGGGTCAGAAGAATTTATTTGTTTGGATTTTGGTAGTGATGAAATGGACATCTCCCGGGCCTTATTCATTGCCCTCTCTAATTCATAAATACCACCATATTCGGGACCATGCCGGATGTCAGGGAAGCTCCGATTTATCATGAATTCGAAAATTTCTGCCACGGAAAGTTTTGAACTTAGTATCCCATTTGTTAAATAAATGCTATTATTGGGATTCAATCTGGTGTAGCATGGCAAAGTCTAGTGATCTTTTCGATTTGATTAAGTCGCTTTCCGGTAACGAAAAGCGGTACTTCATGATGTACAGTTCGATGCAGTCGGGAAATAAGAAGTACGAGCGGCTGTACAAATTGATCGACAAGCAAAAGTCCTATGAGGAGGAAGAGTTGCTGAAAGCATTTGCCGGTGATCCGATGGTGAACCAGTTCTCGGTGGCGAAGAACTACCTCTACAACCTCATCCTGAAAAGCCTCGAGTCATACTACGACAGTATTGAGACCGGCATGCGCAGCCTGATGACACGCATCGAGATTCTCTTTAATAAAGGACTCTACAAGCAATGCAGGTCGCATCTCGAACGGGCCAGGAAGAAGGCGCAGCGGTATGAGTTGTACCAGTATGTGGCGGAGATCAACACATGGGAGGTTAGCACCAGCAGCCGTTACCTGAACGTGCATAAGTTCCGGAAACAGCAGATTGAAATTTTGGATGAGGTGGGTGAAGGCATTCGTCATTTGTCTGAGGCCAATCGCTACCGGTTTGCCAGACAGATGATGTATGATATCTATCTGAAAGGCGGATTTGAAGGAGTGGATGAATCCGAACCGATCATCCGGGATAGCGTAAAGCTGCTTACCACCAAGCCGGGAGACAACCTGTGTTTTTATGCCAGGTATCAGTTGCATGCCGGATTGAGCTATTACTACCTGTCGCGCAAAGAAGTCGACAAGGCGTTTCAGGCCAGCCAGGATGTGATTGATCTGATGCATGCCCATCCGGACCAGATTGAGCTTGGCGCCAGAAACTATATCATTTCCTGTACCAACCACATGCTGATGATGTTCCATCAGAAGCGGTTTAAGGAAATCCTGAAGTTGTCTGAAAAGGTGAACAACCTGCATACCTGGGTGAAGCAGGTGCGTCATTCGGTTTCATTGCAGGTGCTGATCTTTGAATCGGGCCTTTCGTACCAGATGACCGTTTATACCACTGTGGGTGACGTGAAGAGCGGACTGGCCATTCTGCCGGAAGTGGAAAGGGGATTGAACCTCTACAAAAGGCGAATGAATACGCAAAGCCTTACGGTGTGGTGGTTCAATATTTCCATCTTGCACTTCCTTGCAGAGGATTATAAGACCAGCCTGGTTTGGCTGAACAAGATCTTCAATGAAACCATCACCCACATCCGCTCGGATTTTGTAGTGGCTTGCCATCTGCTCAGGTTGGTGTTGCACTATGAACTCGACAATGAATCGTTGTTCCCGTATCTGCTGCGTTCTGCTTACAGGCAGTTTGTGAAGTTACCGTTGGATAACAATGTGACGGTGATGCTGGTTAACAGCCTGAAGCTGATGTTTGAGACCACCAAGCCAACTGAAGTCAAGGATACGCTGAAGAGCATCCGCGACAAAATTGACGCACTCAGCGATCACCACGACATGAACGTCATCCTCATTTATTTTGATCTGAGGCAATGGATTGAAGGCAAGATCCGGCGTGTGCCAATGGTTAAGATCATGCAGGAATCCCTATAAAAAAAGCGGCTCTTCATTGAAGAGCCGCTTTTTTTTGCAACAAGGCTAAACTTGGTTTGATGTTCTGCAAACACAGCTTGGGTAGAATCGGTGGTGCAACCGGTGCCTTGCTGCTACCCTAACCTAAAGGGTTTCTTATCTGACCTTGGTTACTTTCATGGTTTTTTCCCAATCCTGACCTTGCATACGCATCAGGTAAATACCTTCTGCCTGATTGGCCAGTGAGATGTCTTCGCTGACGGTGCCGTTTTGGGTGGTCACCTCTTTGGAGAACAACTGGTTGCCCAACAAGTCCATCACAGAGATGGTCACTTTCTGGTTGCCCAGGTTGGTGGCGAACAGGTGAACCTGATCGTTGGTTGGGTTGGGGTAGTAGGTCAGGTTGTATTTCTTGGAAATTTCATCCGTGCCAACGGTGGTTGTGGTGTTTAGGCGCAGCAACGGTGAGTTGGTGATCCAGTACCATGTGGTTCCGGTAGAAATGAATGTGGTCGGTGCGATATTCGGGTCCGGCTGATTGGTTGTCAGGTCGTCACCGAGGCGCAGGAAAGAACCGTTGTCAAGACCGAAGACCGCGATAGAAGCAACATAGGTGCTGTCCATCATTACGTCGCCGGGGGTAGCGAACGGTACAGTGATCCATTTACCCAGGTCAGTGCTGTCGATATCGCGCAGATCCGATTGGGCCACGGGCGATGAACTGAAATCACCAGATGCGGAAATCTTGTAAAGGTTGGCGAAGATCGACA encodes the following:
- the narH gene encoding nitrate reductase subunit beta, with protein sequence MDIRSQVSMVFHLDKCIGCHTCSIACKNIWTDRKGAEYMWWNNVETKPGTGYPTKWEDQEIYQGGWVKNGDTVSLKGAGKLKGLKNIFHNPHMPVLDDYYEPWTYKYSDLFDAPEGDDQPTARPVSLVTGKPVDVQSGPNWDDDLSGSPDYARNDVNFKDLSGPEQESLFQLERMTFHYLPRICNHCLNPACVGSCPSGALYKRGEDGVVLINQERCRAWRMCVTACPYKKSYYNWNTGKSEKCILCYPRLESGQAPACMHSCVGRIRYLGVMLYDADKIHEVASCDEKDLVDKQMAIYLDPFSEEVIREARKNGIADSTIRAAQQSPVYKFVKKWKIALPLHPEFRTIPNLFYVPPMLPAMASVDSDGIYDSTTKSLWAGIDQYRLPMKYLASLFTAGNEEKIKAVLRKLLAVKIHRRNETVGDLPKEEVEEALAQGNTDPKEADSIFRLTSLATFDERFVIPAAHREESLEMIEATADAKGETGFGFKIRPARGL
- a CDS encoding nitrate reductase subunit alpha; the encoded protein is MSWIVDIISPKTRKWEEFYRNRWQYDKVIRSTHGVNCTGGCSWNIHVKDGIVVWEMQALDYPLLENGLPPYEPRGCQRGISYSWYLYSPIRVKYPLLRGALLDIFREEKKKANGDPVKAWENIQNDPEKRKRYQRARGKGGFRRVHWEDVLELIAASNLYTVKKYGPDRLIGFSPIPAMSMLSYASGARYLQLMGGVNLSFYDWYCDLPNAFPEVWGEQTDVCESADWYNSKFCVSMGANLGMTRTPDIHFFSEARHNGTKTVVMSPDFSMVAKHADQWIPCHAGSDGAFWMAVTHVILKEWHVDKKTDYFIDYVKRYTDSTFLVELEKQGDHYVPGKLVRANQIKTFQGITNGEWKFLCLDEATGAFVTPKGTVGYRWDEEKGKWNLKYENGTDDKTYDPVLTLLGNSDAVCQVEYEEFGLKKKALRGVPVKHIETVDGKKIAAATVYDITMAHYGVGRGLPGDYPGNYDDKDAAYTPAWQEIFTGIGRKTVIKFAREWAGTAETTQGKCMVIVGAAINHWFHGNLMYRASIMAQMLTGCNGKNGGGMNHYVGQEKLAPVDSWGTVMSGKDWQGANRFQQAPIWHYIHSDQWRYDNNQKLYNSVPENANELAHQHTADWVVKSVRNGWMPFYPQFNKSNLDIVKEARAQGARDEKEVVDHVVQKLKSKELLHSVVDPDDPVNFPRVWFIWRGNALMSSAKGHEYMLNHYLGTHHNDIADEVAGESVQDIIYRESAPSGKMDLVIDINFRMDTSALYSDVVLPTASWYEKADLNSTDLHSFIHPLSEAVPPVWEAKTDWQIFQAIAKKVSEMAKSYLPEPVTDLVNLPLSHDSADEITQPKLLDWSKGECEPIPGKTMHKMKLVDRDYKLIYQKYISLGDGVAKNGLGAHGNHYMCDDVYEEMLQRRNHIQEIDGKEYPSLREDVEAANAVLSLSTLTNGKLNFRAYQNMEKKTGLVLADLGEGLKDVRTDYKDLQAQPRRYNTSPVWSGLMNNGRAYAAYTYNVDRLVPWRTLTGRQHFYLDHEGYIMFGEHLPTYKPSPTPEVYGDLRKTVNDGKARMLNCLTPHGKWHIHSTYGDTLRMLTLSRGMEPCWINEVDASELGIKDNDWVEVYNDHGVYCTRACVSARIPKGVCIVYHSPERTYSVPKSQVRGNRRAGGHNSFTRVHLKPNLLVGGYGQFSYHFNYWGPVGANRDTHVLVRRMDKVEF
- a CDS encoding cytochrome c; the encoded protein is MITRYKYLAIAIGLFCCFPHDVAAQDGAAIFKQNCGACHMLGQRLVGPDLIGVNERRSQDWLLKFIKSSQSVIKSGDPDASDLFAKFNQTIMPDQSQLGDDQIKSILAYISEETQARQVVVSAVEPPGEAVPAPPIEYSDLDIAEGRLLFLGNKSLSQGGPACISCHNINNNDLVSGGLLAKDLTNVYTRLGDAGIAGILGAPPFPPMTTAYTNKALDSLEIVELTAFLKHADDISPDQEVKTGANIFLVGGTSGLILLLLLISFIWRKRLRKSVKQDIYQRQIKSV